One genomic window of Musa acuminata AAA Group cultivar baxijiao unplaced genomic scaffold, Cavendish_Baxijiao_AAA HiC_scaffold_882, whole genome shotgun sequence includes the following:
- the LOC135664758 gene encoding uncharacterized zinc finger CCHC domain-containing protein At4g19190-like, whose amino-acid sequence MSPPRGGFRPDDPNQQIVAEDIFDEYGGFLGGGKIPPLLSNFSAGKSKKHSKRKSKHKHHSLRSHSEHEKRRDGDQSSSSLDSYESESDKEIRQQSKSRYKKKHRTHTSISTDSEFKVDKERRRDSESKHKKQRCRESSSSADTETDRQRRKKSASKYNKGSHLDPNASDSHDSDHYHRRRKHRHHHHRHRDRYDSKSESD is encoded by the exons AGGGGTGGTTTCAGACCGGATGATCCTAACCAGCAGATAGTGGCAGAAGAcatatttgatgaatatggag GATTTCTGGGTGGAGGCAAGATTCCTCCGCTTCTCTCCAACTTCTCTGCAGGCAAATCTAAGAAGCATTCAAAGCGGAAAAGCAAGCACAAGCACCATTCATTGAGATCTCATAGCGAACATGAGAAACGTCGTGATGGTGATCAGTCATCATCATCCTTGGACTCCTATGAATCTGAAAGTGATAAAGAAATTAGGCAGCAATCCAAGAGCAGGTATAAGAAGAAACATCGGACACACACATCGATATCGACTGATTCAGAATTCAAAGTTGATAAGGAAAGGAGGAGGGATTCAGAGAGCAAGCATAAGAAACAACGTTGTCGTGAATCTTCATCATCTGCTGATACTGAAACGGACAGGCAAAGGAGGAAGAAGTCAGCAAGCAAGTATAATAAGGGAAGTCATTTAGATCCTAATGCGTCCGACAGTCATGACTCGGATCATTATCATCGTCGAAGAAAACAtcgacatcatcatcatcgtcatcgtgaTCGATATGATTCCAAATCTGAATCGGATTGA